The following proteins are encoded in a genomic region of Roseinatronobacter sp. S2:
- the pgk gene encoding phosphoglycerate kinase: MAFKTLDDFDFAGKTALVRVDINVPLKDGRVTDATRIERILPTITHITAAGGKVVLLAHFGRPKGKPDPEMSLSLVRPALEAALGAPVAFAENCIGIPAKKAVSDMQDGDVLLLENTRFHAGEETNDRMLAAGMAALGDIYVNDAFSAAHRAHASTEGLAQLLPSCAGRLMEAELKALDAALGTPERPVAAIVGGAKVSTKLDLLSNLITRVDHLVIGGGMANTFLVAQGLAIGTSLAERDMADTARDILAQANDAGCTIHLPHDIVIAREFAAGAAHETLPADQCPDDAMILDAGPETVARISTLFAECRTLVWNGPLGAFEIAPFDAATNACAQEAARRTRDGALISVAGGGDTVSALNKAGVADDFTYISTAGGAFLEWMEGKTLPGVAALDREHGSNKDKEWNI, encoded by the coding sequence ATGGCTTTCAAAACGCTTGACGACTTCGATTTCGCAGGCAAGACCGCGCTGGTGCGGGTGGATATCAACGTGCCCCTGAAGGACGGGCGGGTGACGGATGCAACCCGAATCGAACGCATTTTGCCCACGATCACCCATATCACGGCAGCAGGCGGCAAGGTTGTGCTGCTGGCGCATTTCGGCCGCCCCAAAGGCAAGCCCGACCCCGAAATGTCCCTGTCACTGGTGCGGCCCGCCCTGGAAGCGGCCCTTGGCGCGCCTGTGGCATTTGCCGAAAACTGCATCGGCATTCCCGCCAAGAAAGCGGTTTCAGACATGCAGGACGGCGATGTGTTGCTGCTGGAAAACACGCGCTTTCATGCGGGCGAGGAAACAAACGACCGCATGCTGGCCGCCGGAATGGCCGCATTGGGCGATATTTATGTGAATGATGCCTTTTCTGCCGCGCACCGCGCCCATGCATCGACCGAAGGGCTGGCGCAGTTGCTGCCATCTTGTGCAGGCCGCCTGATGGAGGCAGAGCTGAAAGCGCTGGATGCGGCCCTTGGCACACCTGAACGCCCTGTTGCAGCCATTGTGGGCGGGGCCAAAGTGTCCACCAAGCTGGACCTGTTGTCGAACCTGATCACGCGCGTGGATCATCTGGTTATCGGCGGCGGTATGGCAAATACCTTTCTGGTCGCGCAGGGGCTGGCCATCGGCACATCCCTGGCGGAACGTGACATGGCCGACACCGCGCGCGACATTCTTGCACAGGCCAACGATGCGGGCTGCACCATCCACCTGCCGCATGACATTGTCATTGCGCGCGAATTTGCCGCAGGGGCCGCGCATGAAACCCTGCCCGCCGACCAATGCCCCGATGACGCCATGATCCTTGATGCGGGGCCGGAGACGGTGGCGCGTATATCGACGCTGTTCGCAGAGTGCCGGACATTGGTGTGGAACGGTCCGCTTGGCGCATTCGAGATCGCGCCTTTCGATGCGGCAACCAATGCCTGCGCACAAGAAGCCGCGCGCCGGACCCGGGACGGGGCGCTGATTTCCGTGGCAGGCGGCGGCGACACGGTGTCGGCGCTGAACAAAGCAGGCGTCGCGGATGATTTCACCTATATTTCCACCGCAGGCGGCGCTTTTCTGGAATGGATGGAAGGCAAGACCCTTCCGGGCGTGGCCGCACTGGACAGGGAACACGGATCGAACAAGGACAAGGAATGGAATATCTGA
- a CDS encoding succinate dehydrogenase assembly factor 2, translating to MTLTPEQARLKMLRMRSWRRGMKEMDLILGPYADAHLETLSGPELDAYDKVLSENDQDLYLWVTGAQDAPEWLQPMLHKIALAAGVTKT from the coding sequence ATGACCCTTACCCCAGAACAGGCCCGGTTGAAAATGTTGCGCATGCGGTCATGGCGGCGCGGCATGAAGGAAATGGACCTGATCCTTGGCCCCTATGCGGATGCCCATCTGGAGACCCTTTCGGGGCCGGAACTGGATGCGTATGACAAGGTTTTGTCGGAAAACGATCAGGACCTGTATCTGTGGGTCACAGGGGCGCAGGATGCCCCCGAATGGCTACAGCCAATGCTGCACAAGATCGCGCTTGCGGCGGGTGTTACAAAAACTTAG
- a CDS encoding pyridoxal phosphate-dependent aminotransferase, with translation MAFLSDTLSRVKPSPTIAVTTKAAELKAAGKDVIGLGAGEPDFDTPANIKDAAKAAIDAGKTKYTAVDGIPELKKAICAKFKRDNGLDYTPAQVSVGTGGKQVLYNALMATLNAGDEVVIPAPYWVSYPDMVLLAGGEPVIAEATADTAYKMTPDTLEAAITPKTKWLIFNSPSNPTGAGYTWDELKALTDVLLRHPHVWVMSDDMYEHLVYDDFTFCTPAEVEPKLYDRTLTVNGVSKAYAMTGWRIGYAAGPVDLIKAMGKIQSQSTSNPCAISQWAAVEALTGPQDYIAENNKIFQRRRDMVVEMLNTVEGIECPVPEGAFYVYPTIAGCIGKTSAGGAKIVDDEAFATALLEETGVAVVFGAAFGTSPCFRVSYATSDDALREACTRIQTFCAGLK, from the coding sequence ATGGCCTTTCTGTCCGACACTCTCTCCCGCGTGAAACCCTCGCCGACCATCGCGGTGACAACCAAGGCGGCAGAACTGAAAGCCGCAGGCAAGGATGTCATCGGACTGGGCGCGGGTGAGCCTGACTTTGACACGCCCGCCAACATCAAGGACGCGGCAAAAGCGGCCATTGATGCGGGAAAAACGAAATACACCGCGGTTGATGGCATACCAGAGTTGAAAAAAGCCATCTGCGCCAAGTTCAAGCGCGATAACGGGCTGGACTATACGCCCGCGCAGGTAAGCGTTGGCACCGGCGGCAAGCAAGTGCTGTATAACGCGCTGATGGCCACGCTGAACGCGGGCGATGAAGTCGTGATCCCGGCCCCTTATTGGGTCAGCTACCCCGATATGGTGCTGCTGGCAGGCGGCGAGCCGGTGATTGCCGAAGCGACGGCAGACACCGCCTATAAGATGACGCCGGACACGCTGGAAGCCGCGATTACGCCAAAAACAAAATGGCTGATCTTCAACTCCCCCTCCAACCCGACGGGCGCGGGCTATACATGGGACGAGTTGAAGGCGCTGACAGATGTGTTGCTGCGCCACCCGCATGTGTGGGTCATGTCCGATGACATGTATGAGCACCTTGTCTATGACGATTTCACATTCTGCACCCCGGCCGAGGTTGAACCGAAACTGTATGACCGCACCCTGACCGTGAACGGCGTGTCCAAGGCCTATGCGATGACCGGCTGGCGCATCGGGTATGCGGCAGGGCCTGTCGATCTGATCAAGGCAATGGGCAAGATCCAATCGCAATCCACATCGAACCCCTGCGCGATCAGCCAATGGGCGGCGGTCGAGGCGCTGACCGGCCCGCAGGATTACATTGCCGAGAACAACAAGATATTCCAGCGCCGCCGCGACATGGTGGTGGAGATGCTGAATACCGTCGAGGGAATCGAATGCCCCGTGCCCGAAGGGGCGTTTTATGTCTATCCGACCATTGCGGGCTGCATTGGCAAGACATCGGCGGGCGGCGCAAAGATTGTCGATGACGAAGCCTTCGCAACAGCACTTCTGGAAGAAACCGGCGTGGCGGTGGTGTTTGGCGCAGCTTTTGGCACATCGCCGTGCTTCCGTGTCAGCTATGCCACATCGGATGACGCGCTGCGCGAGGCCTGCACGCGCATCCAGACCTTCTGCGCAGGGTTGAAGTGA
- a CDS encoding MarR family winged helix-turn-helix transcriptional regulator: MVSVQQNLGTALRSEYMRRYLENLALLERLHRLMLDLIKDEFERLGVVNVNPVQALLLFNIGEHEVTAGELKSRGYYQGSNVSYNLKKLVEQGYMHHQRCPVDRRAVRVRLTSRGVAVRDRVAALFERHAQELQAEGMVDFDALDGVARSLRRIERFWGEQIRYIY; encoded by the coding sequence ATGGTGAGTGTTCAGCAAAACCTAGGAACGGCACTGCGGTCGGAATATATGCGCCGCTATCTGGAAAACCTTGCATTGCTGGAGCGGTTGCACAGATTGATGCTTGACCTGATCAAGGATGAATTCGAACGCCTTGGTGTGGTGAATGTCAATCCGGTGCAGGCATTGCTGCTGTTCAACATCGGCGAGCATGAAGTAACGGCAGGCGAGTTGAAATCGCGCGGCTATTATCAAGGCTCCAACGTGTCCTATAACCTGAAAAAACTGGTAGAGCAGGGGTATATGCACCACCAGCGCTGCCCGGTGGACCGTCGCGCAGTCCGTGTGCGCCTGACATCCAGGGGGGTCGCAGTCCGCGACCGTGTCGCGGCCCTGTTCGAACGGCATGCGCAGGAATTGCAGGCCGAAGGCATGGTTGATTTCGACGCGCTGGACGGGGTGGCCCGCAGTTTGCGCCGCATTGAGCGGTTCTGGGGTGAACAGATTCGCTATATTTACTGA
- a CDS encoding peptidylprolyl isomerase, whose protein sequence is MRDKLLFAGLFAVGLGILGASWHSVTRANADTSVPADHSGPVMVIDVAGEANGEIRIALRDDLAPNHVERIVTLAERGEYDGVVFHRVIDGFMAQTGDVEHGTDDANARRWGTGGSDLPNLRAEFTNQSFERGVIGMARSQSPDSANSQFFIMFAPAPHLDGQYTVVGQMIDGFDVLDAIKRGTGGNGAVVGTPDRMERVTIER, encoded by the coding sequence ATGCGTGATAAACTTCTGTTTGCAGGGTTGTTTGCGGTGGGCCTTGGCATTCTTGGGGCGTCCTGGCACAGCGTGACGCGCGCCAATGCCGACACGTCGGTGCCCGCAGATCATTCCGGCCCTGTGATGGTCATTGATGTGGCCGGCGAGGCGAATGGCGAAATCCGCATTGCGCTGCGCGATGATCTGGCCCCGAACCATGTGGAACGCATTGTGACACTGGCCGAACGTGGCGAATATGACGGTGTGGTGTTTCACCGCGTGATCGACGGGTTCATGGCCCAGACGGGGGACGTGGAACATGGCACCGATGACGCCAATGCGCGCCGTTGGGGCACCGGCGGGTCGGACCTGCCCAATCTGCGCGCCGAATTCACCAACCAGTCGTTTGAACGCGGTGTGATCGGCATGGCGCGGTCCCAAAGCCCTGACAGCGCCAACAGCCAGTTTTTCATCATGTTTGCCCCTGCGCCCCATCTGGATGGCCAGTATACGGTCGTGGGCCAGATGATTGACGGGTTCGACGTGCTGGATGCGATCAAGCGCGGCACCGGCGGCAATGGTGCGGTTGTGGGAACCCCCGACCGGATGGAACGTGTCACAATCGAGCGTTGA
- a CDS encoding peptidylprolyl isomerase, protein MAEIKDPENTILMELKTGTVTIELLPDVAPGHCARMKELARAGAYDNVVFHRVIEGFMAQTGDVANGNTEKAFDLRRAGTGGSDLPDLKAEFSGVPHDRGTLGAARSQNPDSANSQFFINFGDNHFLNRQYTVYGRVISGMDHVDAITRGEPPATPDKMISVKVAADA, encoded by the coding sequence ATGGCCGAGATCAAAGACCCCGAAAACACCATCCTGATGGAGTTGAAAACCGGCACTGTCACAATCGAATTGTTGCCGGATGTGGCGCCGGGCCATTGTGCGCGCATGAAGGAACTGGCGCGCGCAGGGGCCTATGACAATGTCGTGTTTCACCGCGTCATTGAGGGGTTCATGGCCCAGACCGGCGATGTGGCCAATGGCAATACCGAAAAGGCGTTCGATCTGCGCCGCGCAGGCACAGGCGGGTCGGACCTGCCCGACCTGAAGGCGGAATTTTCCGGTGTGCCCCATGACCGTGGAACACTGGGCGCGGCACGCTCGCAAAACCCCGACAGTGCCAACAGCCAGTTCTTCATCAATTTTGGCGACAACCATTTCCTGAACCGTCAATACACGGTCTATGGCCGCGTCATTTCCGGCATGGACCATGTCGATGCCATCACCCGCGGTGAACCGCCTGCGACCCCTGACAAGATGATCAGTGTCAAGGTGGCCGCCGATGCGTGA
- a CDS encoding helix-turn-helix domain-containing protein translates to MTEETQANDWYAPDQATFGDRLTAAREAQGLTPSQLAGRLGIKLQTLQGWENDRSEPRANKLQMVAGLLNVSMGWLLTGEGEGVSDPASPEELAEDAQALMKDLRAMRAETMRLANRMGKAEKRLRMILKETI, encoded by the coding sequence ATGACCGAAGAGACGCAGGCAAATGACTGGTATGCGCCGGATCAGGCAACATTCGGCGACCGGCTGACCGCCGCGAGAGAGGCGCAGGGGCTTACACCATCACAACTGGCGGGCCGGTTGGGGATCAAGCTGCAAACCTTGCAGGGCTGGGAAAACGACCGGTCAGAGCCGCGCGCAAACAAGTTGCAGATGGTCGCAGGGCTGCTGAACGTGTCGATGGGCTGGTTGCTGACCGGCGAAGGCGAAGGCGTGTCCGACCCCGCCAGCCCCGAAGAACTGGCCGAGGATGCGCAGGCGCTGATGAAAGACCTGCGTGCCATGCGTGCCGAGACGATGCGCCTTGCAAACCGCATGGGAAAAGCCGAGAAACGGTTGCGGATGATCCTGAAAGAGACAATCTGA
- a CDS encoding DUF4168 domain-containing protein yields MSLKKFLASTALAATMATAPVMVPMAMAQDQMAQDQIDGAAIAAESDMVDAFIEAALAVNEVREGYMAQIEAEADQNAQMEMLEAADAAMLQAVEETPGITLDEYIAIANAAAEDPELAAEIDARFTEAHMGG; encoded by the coding sequence ATGAGCTTGAAAAAATTCCTCGCCTCGACCGCGCTGGCGGCGACCATGGCAACCGCACCCGTAATGGTGCCCATGGCCATGGCGCAAGACCAGATGGCGCAAGACCAGATCGACGGCGCGGCCATTGCCGCCGAAAGCGACATGGTCGACGCGTTCATCGAAGCGGCGCTGGCCGTGAACGAGGTCCGCGAAGGCTATATGGCCCAGATCGAGGCAGAAGCCGATCAGAACGCCCAGATGGAAATGCTGGAAGCCGCCGACGCTGCAATGCTACAGGCTGTTGAAGAAACCCCCGGCATTACGCTGGACGAATATATCGCCATCGCCAATGCCGCAGCCGAAGACCCCGAGCTTGCCGCAGAAATCGATGCCCGCTTCACCGAAGCGCATATGGGCGGCTGA